DNA from Brevibacterium sp. 'Marine':
TCGGCGCCGGCCGCGTCCTCCGACGTCGCGGAGTCGGTGGAGCTGTCGCCGGAGTGCTCATGGTCGCCCGTGAGGGTGGACACCCTGGATGATCCTTCGTCGGTGCCCTCCGCCGAGGCGGCCGAGACCTCGGAATAGACGTCGTGCCTGACCTTGCTGTTGAGCACGGGTTCGAGCTTCGGCCCGATCCAGCGCGCGTAGACGACGACCACGGGCAGGAGGATGACGGTGAAGACGATGCCGGCGAGGATGACCGATCCGATGTCGGCACCGAGGATGCCGGTGGCAGCCAAAGGGCCCGGCGTCGGCGGCACCATGTGATGAGTCAGGGTCATACCGCAGCCCAGAGCCAGCGCGAGGGTGACGTAGCCGCCCTTCTTCACGCGGGCGATCGAACGAGCCAGCGGATTCATGATCACGTAGCCGGAGTCGCAGAAGACGGGGATGGACACGAGCGAGCCGACGGTTCCCATCGCCCACGGCTCACGGCCCTTGCCGAAGGCACGGAGGAAGGCGCGGGCGAGGGAGTCGGCGGCTCCGGAGACTTCGAGGATCTTGCCGATGCCGACGCCGAGGCCGATGACGATGCCGATGCTGGCCAGGGTGTCGCCGAAGCCGGTGGTGATCGAGTCGATGATCGAGAGCAGATCCTGACCGGCGACGATGCCGGTGACGACGGCCGCCAGAAGCAGGGCGATGAAGGCGTCGAGTCGGGTTGCGAGCACGATGACGACGATCGTCACGATGCCGGCGGCCAACGCCAGTATGAGTTGCAGGTCCATGGGGTCCTCCGCGGTGAGGCCGGCTCGCAGGCGAGCCAGGGTGTGTGGTTCTCATTGACTTCGACACGACCTGCGATGCCCGAGGGCAGTCGACGATCAGAAGCGAAGTTGAACAGTATGAGCAAGTATGAGTCATAACTGCACGTTGATGCAATGTTTGCGGAGGTGCGTTCCTCCCGCGGGGAGGGTGCGTGAATGCGGGGTCAGGCGCGAGGGTCGACGATGATCTTCACGTGGTGCTCGTTGTTGCTGATGAGTTCGTCGAAGCCGCCCGTGATGAGCTCGTCCAGGCCGATGCGTGCGGTGATGAAGGCTGAGAGATCGATGGTGCCGCCGGCGGCCAGTCTGATCGTCTCCGGGTGGTCGCCGGAGTAGCCGATCGTTCCTCGCAGGTCGATCTCCTTGAGGACCAGCTTCGGCATATCGACCTCGGGCTTGTGCCCCCAGATGGAGACGTTGACGATGACTCCGCCGGGACGGACGGCGTCGAGGAGCATGTCCAGAACCGCGGGGACGGACGAGCATTCGAATCCCACGTCGGCTCCACGTCCGCCCGTGCGCTCGCGGACGGTTTCGGCGACGTCGGACTCACGCGGGTCGAAGACCTCGTCGGCGACGCCTGTTGAGAGTGCCATCTGCTTGCGCGCCTCGGAGAGCTCGGAGATGTAGACGGTCAGTCCTTTGGCTTTGAGGACGGCGGCAGTGAGGAGGCCGATGGGTCCTGCGCCGCCGACGATGGCGGTCTGGCCGGATGCGGCGTCCGAGCGAACGACTGCGTGGTGGGCGACTGACAATGGTTCGATCAACGCAGCCTGATCGAGCGGAATATCGCCGATCGGGTGCACCCAGCGACGCTGCACGACGATCTTCTCCGACAGTCCGCCGCCATGGCCGCCGAGGCCGATGAAGTTCATGTCCTTCGACAGCTGATAGCTCTGGCCGGGGCCGGTGTCGACGTCTTCGGCAATGATGTAGGGCTCGACGACGACGTTCTGGCCGACGTTCAGGTCGGTGACGCCTTCGCCGAGGTGGGTGATCGTGCCGGAGAACTCGTGCCCCATGGTCACTGGGGCTGATTCGCCGGAGATCGGATGCGGGTGGCCCGCCGGCGGGACGAAGATCGGCCCCTCCAGATATTCGTGGAGATCGGTTCCGCAGATCCCGCACCAGGCGACGTCGATGGCGACTGTGCCTGGCCGCAATTCGGGTTCTGGGATGTCTTCGATTCGGATGTCTTTGCGAGCGTGGAATCGTGCTGCCCTCATGATGAGTCCTTTCGTGGGGCGTATCCGTGCCATTCGGTGTTCTTCGACGCTAGAGCGCTTGCGACGTGAGAGCCAGGGTTGCAGGCGATTGCATATGAGGGGCATCACCATTGATTTATACCCCCTAGGGGTATAGATTGTGGGTATGGACAAGCCGCAGAATCATCGTCATTACGGAATGCAGTCTGCTGAGACAGGCCATTCCGCACACACTGAGACCATGGCCCACTCCGATCACGCTCGCCATGACCACAGTGGTCATGGCGACCACTCCGGTCACGAGGCTCACTCCGGCCATTCGGGCCACGCGGGTCATGCCGGCCATGGCGATCACGTCGCGCAGTTCCGGAGGCTGTTCTGGATCATGCTCGTCATCGCCGTGCCCGTCGTCGCATTCAGTCCGATGTTCGGCCACCTCGTCGGATACGCGGTTCCCGACACCGGCATCCTCGGTGCGCTTCGCTGGCTCTCGCCGATCCTCGGCACCGTCATGTACGTCTGGGGCGGAAAGCCGTTCCTGGCCGGCGGACTCGACGAGATCAAGGGGCGCAGTCCGGGCATGATGCTGCTCATTGCTTTGGCGATCACGGTCGCCTTCATCTCCTCCTGGGGGTCGTCGCTGGGCCTGCTCGACCCGCAGCTCGATTTCTGGTGGGAGCTGGCTCTGCTGGTCGTGATCATGCTCGCCGGTCACTGGATGGAGATGCGCTCTCTGGCACTGACCACCTCGGCGCTCGACAGTCTCGCCGCGCTGCTGCCGGATGAGGCCGAGAAGATCATCGATGGGGAGACGGTGAGCGTCGCTCCGTCCGACCTCGTCGTCGGGGACATCGTCCTCGTTCGACCCGGTGCCTCGGTGCCCGCCGACGGACGGATCATCGACGGTTCGGCCCATATGGACGAATCCATGGTCACCGGAGAATCCGCGACGGTCCGACGCGGCGAAGGCGACTCGGTTGTGGCCGGCACCGTCGCCGCCGATTCCGGGCTTCGAGTCGAGATCACCGCGATCGGTGACGACACAACGCTGGCCGGTATCCAGAAGCTGGTCTCCGACGCTCAGAGCTCGTCATCTCGAGCCCAGCGCATCGCCGATCGAGCCTCGGCATGGCTGTTCTGGTTCGCTCTCGGCGCTGCCGTGATCACAGCGGTCGTCTGGTCGCTCATCGGCATGCCGGACTCGGCGGTCGTGCGCACGATCACCGTGCTCGTCATCGCCTGTCCTCACGCCTTGGGCCTGGCCATTCCGCTGGTCGTGTCGATCGCCACCGAACGTGCCGCCCGTGCCGGCGTCCTCGTCAAGGACCGGCTCGCGCTCGAGACGATGCGCACGGTCGATTCCGTGCTCTTCGACAAGACCGGCACCCTGACGAAGGGGCAGCCGACGGTCACCGCCATCGAAGTCGTCGAGGGTGCCGGGGCCACGCGGATCGAGAGCGAAGTGCTCGGCCTGGCGGCTGCGGCCGAAGCCGACAGCGAGCACCCGCTGGCCGCAGCCATCGTCACGGCTGCGGCTGAACGGGGGATCGACGTGCCGAGAGCCTCCGACTTCTCGTCGTCACCTGCGGTGGGGGTCAAGGCCGTCATCGCAGGCCAGACGGTCGAGGTGGGTGGTCCCAGACTGCTCGAGGCGCACCATGCCCCCGAGGCGAAGTCTGCGGAGGCCTGGCGCGCCGAAGGTGCCATCATCCTCCACGTGCTCGTCGACGGATCTGTCGTCGGTGCCCTGCAGTTGGCCGATGAGATCCGGCCGGAGTCTCGCGATGCCGTCGATGCTCTCCACGCCATCGGTGCACAGGTCGTGATGATCACCGGAGACGCCGAGGCGGTCGCGCAGTCTGTAGCCTCCGAGCTCGGCATCGACCGTGTCTTTGCCGGCGTTCATCCCGCTGACAAGGCGGCGAAGGTCTCCGAGCTGCAGGGGGAGGGGCGTCGCGTGGCGATGGTCGGTGACGGTGTCAATGACGCTCCTGCGCTCGCGCAGGCCGATGTCGGCATCGCCATCGGGGCCGGAACCGATGTGGCCATCGGCTCTGCCGGAGTCATCCTCGCTTCCGACGATCCGCGATCCGTGCTCTCAATCGTCGAACTCTCTCGGGCGACCTACCGGAAGATGAAGCAGAACCTGTGGTGGGCGGCCGGGTACAACCTGCTGTCGGTGCCGCTGGCGGCAGGAGTGCTCGCTCCTGTCGGATTCGTGCTGCCGATGAGCGTGGGTGCGATCCTGATGTCGATCTCGACGATCGTCGTCGCCCTCAACGCTCAGTTGCTGCGTCGGCTGGACCTGCATCCGCAGGCGGCTGTCGAGCGAGTGCGCTCCACGAGCTGATCTCGGCGCAGACGATTGAGGCGGGTGATGCCGTTGAGCATCACCCGCCTCAGCGCGTTCTATCCGGTGGAGATGTTCGCACCGGCAGGTCGTCAGCGCGCCAGTGTCTCGTCGATGGAGCTGGTTCCGGTGGCCAGGGTCACCTGCGTGCCCCACGGGTCGACGACGCGCACGGAGCGTCCGTCGTCAGCGAAATCGAGGTTGTGCGTGCGCAGGCGAGCGACGAGCGCGTCGAGGTCCTCGCGTCCGGGAACGGTGATCGCGACGTCCCCGAGGCCGAGGCTGGCCGCGCGAGGACCGGCACCGCGGCTGTTCCAGGTGTTCATGGCGACATGGTGGTGGTATCCGCCCGCCGCCGCGAAGAGGACTCCGGGCATTGACGACAGCGACGGCTCGAAGCCGAGGGCATCGACGTAGAACTCGCGAGCCTGAGGGATGTTGCCGACCTGCAGATGGACGTGGCCGACGATGCCGGGTTCGGCGGCAGTGTTCGCGAGGACGTCTTGATTCAGGTGGCGTTCGAGGAATCGGTTCGGGTCAAGGTAGAGCGTGTCCATCTGGACCTCACCGTCGAGCGAGTGAGTCCATTCCGAACGGGCGCGGTCGACGTAGAGCTCGATGCCGTTGCCTTCGGGATCGGTGAAGTAGAACGCCTGGCTGACAAGGTGATCGCTGGAGCCGACGAAGGTGCTGTTGGTGTTCTGCGCGGCGTGGGCGACCGTGGCGGCCAAGGCTTCCTTGGTGTCGAACAGGAAGGCGGTGTGGAACAGGCCGGCCTGTTTGGCGTCGACTCCGGGCAGGCCCGGGGTGGCCACGAGCTTGACCAGGGGAGTGGTGCCGCGGCCGAGCACACGGTGGACTTCGCCATCGCGGGCGGTCTCTTCGAGTGGTTCCATCGCCAGAGCGTTCGAGTAGTAGTTCGACATCTTCTCGAGGTCGCCGACGCGCAGGGTCACCGCGTCCATTCCGGTGGCCGCGCTGAGTCGTTTCTCATCGACGGCGGGTCTCTGCGGGGCGGTGGAAGTTGGTGCCTGGATGGGGGTGGTGGTCATGCTGTTCTCCTGAGCGGATGGGCTGTTGGGTCCAGTCTAGATCAATCTAGTTGAACATTCAACAAATAGGCTGATGACCCTATTCCCGATCCGCGCCGAAGGGAACCCGATCCCATTGAAGCCCCACGCTCTGAGTGACTGACTCGATGCGGCACCAGCGCACCCTCGTCGATAGGCTGGTGCCATGAGGTTCGATTCGAAGTCCGCCCCTGCTCTCGCCGGGCTCCTGACCGCCGCACTCATCGCCCTCAGCGGCTGCGGCTCCGATTCTGGCTCATCGTCGGAACCCGAAACGACTCCGACGGCGACTCTGGATGTCGTGGAGCAGGGCTTCGATTCCCTTGATGAGCTCTCGGATTATGTGGCGCAGTCCTTGGACGGTGTCGAGGTGAGTCTCGAGTCCGAGACGAACCCCGACTTCAACCAGGAGGCCGAACCCGAACGCCTCCATGTCGAGTTCGCCTCCGATGAGAACAGGGCCAAGGACTTGGAAGCCACGGCGTTCATCGTCCAGGCGACCTCACAGGCAGCCTTCGACTACGACATCCTCGTGGTCACGGGAGACGTCGCGGCGGGGGAATGGAGATACCTTTACGACCGTTCGACCGTCGAGGATCTCACCGCTGACGGTCAGATCGACGTTGCCGACATCTGGGACTCGGCTCAACAGAGCTTCGACACCATTCATCGTTGAGCCTCTGCCCCTCTACTTTTCTATGGCGACCCCATCGGCGTCGGCGAAGACCATCGCTCCTGGGCGGATCGTCGCGCCGCCGATCTCCACGGTCACGTCGATCTCACCGGCACCGTCTTTCGCGCTCTTGCGCGGATTGCTGGCAAGAGCCTTGATTCCGAATTCCATCTCGGCCAGAGCTTCACGGTCGCGGATAGCGCCGTTGATGACGACGCCGTTCCAGCCGTTTCGGACCCCCGCCTCGGCGATCATGTCACCCATGAGGGCGGTGGCGATCGAACCGTCACCGTCGATGACGAGCACGGCGCCGTCGCCTGGCTGATTGAGGGTCTGCTTGACCAGTCCGTTGTCCTGGAAGCAGCGGATCGTGCGGGCCGGGCCGGAGAATGAGGTCTTGGCTCCGAAGTCGCCGAAGTTCAGAGCGATCGAATAGAGGTCGTCGCCGCGTTCGTCCCACAGGTCTGCTGTCGAAACTGTCATCTGTCTGCCTTCCGTCGATTGTGGGTGGTGGGAGGTGCTCAGGCGAACGCCTGGGTGCGGGCGTAGAGTCCGGGGACTCCGCCGGAGTGGACGAAGACGACCGCGTCTTCGGAAGAGAAGCGGCCGGATCTGATGAGGTCGATGAGGCCGGCCGCAGCTTTGCCGGTGTAGACGGGGTCGAGGAGGATTCCCTCGGTGCGGGCGAAGAGTCGCACGGCCTCAACCATCTCGGGTGTCGGCAAGGCGTAGCCGGTCCCGACATAGTCGCCGAGTCCCGTCGTGGCATCGCGGGGGACAGGCGGCAGGTTGAGGAACCGTGCCGTGGAATCGACGAGGTTGACGATCTTCGGTTCCTGCTCCGCCTGTGTCCGGCTGACGTTGATGCCGATGATCGGGACAGTGCTTCCCTCGCTGTGGAGCCCGACGACGAGTCCTGCCTGCATTCCGGCCGAGCCGCTCGGCGTGACGATCGTGGGGGAGTCCAGCCCCACTGCGGCGAATTGATCGAGCAATTCGTGGGCGCAGTCGACATAGCCGAGCGCGCCGATCGGATTCGACCCGCCCACCGGGATGACATAGGGGATCCTGCCCTCGTCGCGCAGCTTCTCGGCCAGAATCTCGGCCTCGCCGAGGAGGTCAGCTCCGTGGCCGAGTACGGTGACCGAATCCGCGCCGAGGAGGTCGAAGAGCAGGAAATTGCCCGTGTGCTCCGGCGGGTTCGCCCCTGCCGGACCGAGGGCGGTGCCGTCGGGACCAAGGTCCTCTTCGACGATGAGATGACAGTCGAGGCCCTCGGTGCGCGCAGCGGATAAGGTCAGCCGACAGTGGTTGGACTGGACCCCGCCGACGGTGATGAGCGTGTCCGCTCCCTGCTTCAGAGCGTCGGCGATGAGGAACTCGAGCTTGCGTGTCTTGTTCCCGCCCTGTGTCAGCCCCAGCCGGTCGTCGCGTTTGATCCAGACCTGCGGTCCGCCGAGCTCGGCGGACAGTCGCCGCAGATGCTCGAGCGGTGTCGGGCCGGCGGTGTAGCGGCGACGGGGGATTTCGTTCAAGGCGACCATGGTTCCCGAGTCTACCGAGCAGGTCGGCAGTGCTGACAAGACGCCGTTCAGGATTCGGGCCACGGCATGACAGCGGGTCGTCCTCAGCCGACGAACTCGACCTCACGAACGGCGTCGCCGCCCTTGCCTACGGCGTTGGCGTCTCTGACCGTCAGGGTCATGACCTCGTGGGTGTCCAGGTTCGTGTAGGACACCCAGGTGTACCCCTTGCCGGAGTCGGCTGAGGTGCGGTGCCAGCGTGTGGCGTGCCCGTCGTTGTGTTCGGCGAGGGCAGCGACGACGTTGCGTGTGGCGAGACGATCCATGACCGAGTCATCACCGATGCCGTAGGCGGTGATCAGTTTGTCCGCGTACTTGACGGCACCCTTCGGGTGTCCCGAACTCTGGGGTGCCTGAGCGGCACTGGGCGCGGGTGCTGAATCAACGGAGGCCGATGCCGGACCGACTGCGAGGCCCAGAGATGTGAGACCGGCTAGTGCAGCGACGCCCCACTTTGCGGCGTGAGTGCTGATGAAGGCGGGCATGGTGACTTCTCCTCTTCCGGGACAGGAACATTGCTGGAATCGAGTATCGTCATCCCAGGTGAGAGCCGAGTCCCCGAGCCTGAACAGAAGCTGAGACGCGTCGTCGGAAATACGGAGGTTCTATTGCGTTGCGATGACATCTCCGAGACATTCCGTCAGAAAGAGTCTTGTCCGAATCCGTGGATTCCGGACTGTGACAGATTCACAGCGGTTACGGAATCGAATCGTGATCGTCCTCTGTCCGATCCATCCAGTCCTTTCCATCGAGGATGCGAGCGACCATCATCGAACTCGCCTGGTCGCCGACCGCATTGACCGTGGTGGCCGGCGGATCGATGACGGTTCCGATGATCTGGATGATCGGCAGCGCCGTTGCTGGGAAGCCGTAGAGGGTGATGATCATGAGCTCGCCGATGAAGCCGCCGGAGGGGATTCCTGCCATGACCATTCCGGCCAGCAGCGCCACGGCGATGGCGATGAGGATATTCTCCGGAGTGAAGAAGTCGCGCTGGAACACGGCAAAGAGGAAGGCGATCTTGAGGATCGCGGACAGGCTCGATCCTTCCATGTGGATCGTGGCGCCGATCGGCACGATCGTCTCCCGGATGTCCCGTGGGACTCCGATCTTCTCTCCGGCACGCAGGTTCGCTGGGATCGCCGCCACCGAGGACGACGTACCCAAGGAGATCGCTGTGGGTTCGAGGATATTGCCCCAGAAGCGGGAGACGCCTCGGCGGCCGCCGGAGACGAAGGAGTAGAACGTGAAGGCGAGGATGAAGTAGGCGATCGCCACCGGATAGTAGACGAGGAAGGCGCGAACATAGTCCCCCACGAGCTGGGCGCCGAGGTCGCCGATGAGTGCGGCGAAGTAGGCGCCGAGGCCGATCGGGGCGTAGTACATGATGATTGAAGTGAACTTGAGGAACACCTCGGTGCCGGAATTGAGGAACTGGGCGAACGGCTTGCCGGCGTCGCCGATCCTGCTGGTGGCGAAGCCGACGATGACGGCGAACACGATGAGGGCGAGCATGTGCTCGGCGGACAGGATCTTCGAGAAGTCGTCGACGACGACGGTTTGGACGAGCTGGTCACCGATGGACCCGACGTCCTCGACGTTCTCCGGCTCCTGCATCTCCACTTCGACGCCGGCGGTGGCGTTGAAGATGCGCAGCGCGGCGACCATGACGATGGAGGCGATGATGCCGGTGACGGCGAAGACTCCGAGCATACTGCCCATGATTTTGCCGAGTCGCGCCGCCGAGGACATTCCCGCGACCGCGGAGGCGATGGAGAAGAACACGAGCGGCACGACGAGAGTGAACATCATATTGATGAACAGCGTGCCGAACGGCTTGATGACGGTGGCGCGTTTCCCGAAGACGAGGCCGATGATCGCGCCGATGACCACCCCTGTGAGGATGAAGATCGGGAAGCGGTAGTTGCGCAGAATCCGGAGGAAGCCTGACGGCTCCGTCTTCGTCGCGGAGGTCTGCGCAGGCGAGGCGGCGGGGGAGGGCATAGGCTCTGCCTTTCATATCAGCATCGTTGTTCCGCCGACTGTGCGGCGTGGCGCCATGGCCCCGGTGATCCTACCTGGGGCACAGCGACACCCGGCACATGGATGACCATGTACCGGGTTGTCGATGTTCGCTCGAGCCGACGAATCAGCTCTCAGCTGACGTCGTGGATTCCTCGGCGTTCGAAGTGTCCGAGGATGGAGTCACGGCGGACTCGTCGATCGCCTCATGCGAGCCGTCCGGGAGGCGTCGCAGGGTCACACCTTCCGCTTCGGCGAGCTTCTCCAGGTCCTCTTCGGACACATCGTCGGCATATCCGGGAGTCGCGCCATAGGCGACATCGGGTCCGCTGGCCCTCGCCCCGAGCTCGTCGAGCTTGTCGTTGATCTTGTCGACCTTCTTCTGTGAATCAGTCTCGTCGGTCATCTGTCACCACCTCACTGTTGCGAAGACGCTGTACTCGTGACCATAGTCGTTTTCATTGATTCGTCCAGGGGGTGCCTCGCTTGCAGACGCAGCGCCGGATACTGAGCCGATGTTCAGTCATCGTAGCTCGAGTGGGATTCGTCGACGGCGAGATGTGAGCCGTCGGGATTGCGGTAGAGCTTCACTCCTTCGTGCTCAGCCGTGGCTTGCAGCCGTTCTTCGGAACTGTCTTCTCGGTAGCCGACTTTCTGCCCCTGGCCGATATTGGCGCTCTTGAACGCCTTCGAGATCTGTTTGAACGTCTGAGCCAACTTCGACGGCCGATTCGTGTCTGCGGTCATGATCCTTCGCCCCATTCCCACGCAGATTGTGGAGAGAATTATAGCTCTCCCGGGGGCCGAAACCCAGAGGTGGGGAGCGTCTGGATGACCTCACGGCTGGGCATCAGCCAAATCCTTGCACCGTGAGAGAGCGAATCACTTTACTTAACGAATGATTAGCCATAGCTTGGTCTCGTGACCGAACAGATTGAAGGCAATGGCGTCTTGACGACTGCGACAGAATCCATCCTCTCCGCCAAGGACATCGAGTTCCAACTCTATGACTGGCTCAAGGTCGACGAACTCTGCGAACGTCCTCGCTTCTCCGATCATTCTCGTGAGGTCTTCGATTCCGTGCTCGAAGCCAGCGAGGAGCTTGCCAAGGAACGGTTCGCCACTCATGCACGCAAGTCCGACCTCAACGAGCCGACTTTCGACGGTACCGCGGTGACGCTGATTCCTGAGATCAAGTCTGCGCTCGACCAGTTCGCCGGCATCGGCCTGCTGTCGGCGACGATGGATGAGAGCGTCGGCGGCATTCAGCTGCCGCAGACGATCGCGAAGGCCTGCTTCGCCTGGTTCCAGGCGGCCAACATCGGCACCGCCAGCTACCCGATGCTGACCATGGCCAATGCCAATCTGCTGCTCGAATATGGAACCGAGGAGCAGATCGAGAAGTACGTTGTGCCCGAGCTCGATGGCCGGTTCTTCGGCACCATGTGCCTGTCCGAACCCGAGGTCGGCTCCTCATTGGGTGACGTCACGACGAAAGCTGTACCGGATCCCGACAGCGGCGACGATGTCTTCCGTGTCCATGGGACGAAGATGTGGATCTCGGGTGGCGATCACGAACTCTCGGAGAACATCGTCCACCTTGTCCTGGCCCGTGCCGAGGGCGACGGGCCAGGGGTCAAGGGGCTGAGTCTGTTCCTCGTTCCGAAGTACCTCGTCAACGACGATGGCAGCCTCGGCGAACGCAATGACGTCGTGCTGTCGGGACTCAACCACAAGATGGGATGGCGCGGAACGACGAACACGCTGCTCAACTTCGGCGAGGGGGCGCACACCCCGGCCGGTTCTGCCGGTGCGGTCGGCTACCTTGTGGGGGAGCGGGGCAAGGGGCTGGCCTGCATGTTCCACATGATGAACGAGGCCCGCATCGGTGTCGGTGCCGGTGCGGTCGGGCTGGGCTACCACGGGTACCTCGATGCCCTCCGCTATGCCCGCGACCGCCGTCAGGGTCGTCCCGACGGTGCCAAGGGATCCGATGTTCCGACGGTCCCGATCGCCGAGCACTCCGATGTCCGTCGCATGCTCCTGTCGTCGAAGAGCTACGTCGAGGGCGGGCTCGGACTCATCCTCTATGCCGCACGTCTGCTCGACGAATCCGAAACCGCTGAGGCCCAGGCGGAGTGCGATCGTGCCGCACTGCTGCTGGACGTGCTCACGCCGATCGTCAAGACCTGGCCGAGCGTGTGGTGCCTGAAGGCCAACGACCACGCCATCCAGGTTCTCGGCGGGGCCGGTTACACCCGCGATCACGATGTCGAACAGCTCTACCGTGACAATCGGCTCAACCCGATCCACGAGGGCACGCATGGCATCCAGGCCAAGGATCTTCTCGGTCGCAAGGTCGTCATGAACGGTGGTGCGGGTTTGCAGGTGCTGCTGGAGCAGATGCGGGAGACCCTCGCCGAGGCGGCCGGCCGTTCGACTTGGTCCGCTGAGACCGCAGCGCTGAGGAAGGCCGTCGATCGCATCGAATCCGTGACCGCGACGGTATGGTCGAGCGGGGATCCTGCGGCGGCGCTCGACAACGCGTGGACCTATCTGGAAGCAGTCGGACACACCGTGATGGCGTGGCTGTGGCTGCAACAGGGAATGGCGGCCGAAGCGACCGCGGGCGAACACGGCGAGTCGGCGTTCCTCAACGGCAAGATCGCCGCGGCGCGGTACTTCTTCGCCCACGAACTGCCGCAGACCGGACCGTGGTTCGATCTTGTTGAAAGCAGAGTGACGA
Protein-coding regions in this window:
- a CDS encoding acyl-CoA dehydrogenase is translated as MTEQIEGNGVLTTATESILSAKDIEFQLYDWLKVDELCERPRFSDHSREVFDSVLEASEELAKERFATHARKSDLNEPTFDGTAVTLIPEIKSALDQFAGIGLLSATMDESVGGIQLPQTIAKACFAWFQAANIGTASYPMLTMANANLLLEYGTEEQIEKYVVPELDGRFFGTMCLSEPEVGSSLGDVTTKAVPDPDSGDDVFRVHGTKMWISGGDHELSENIVHLVLARAEGDGPGVKGLSLFLVPKYLVNDDGSLGERNDVVLSGLNHKMGWRGTTNTLLNFGEGAHTPAGSAGAVGYLVGERGKGLACMFHMMNEARIGVGAGAVGLGYHGYLDALRYARDRRQGRPDGAKGSDVPTVPIAEHSDVRRMLLSSKSYVEGGLGLILYAARLLDESETAEAQAECDRAALLLDVLTPIVKTWPSVWCLKANDHAIQVLGGAGYTRDHDVEQLYRDNRLNPIHEGTHGIQAKDLLGRKVVMNGGAGLQVLLEQMRETLAEAAGRSTWSAETAALRKAVDRIESVTATVWSSGDPAAALDNAWTYLEAVGHTVMAWLWLQQGMAAEATAGEHGESAFLNGKIAAARYFFAHELPQTGPWFDLVESRVTTFADLDDTWL